One window of the Streptomyces asoensis genome contains the following:
- a CDS encoding DegT/DnrJ/EryC1/StrS family aminotransferase produces the protein MKPRPAPTFPAWPQFDDTEREALERALAQGQWWRMGGGEVTSFEEEFAEYHGARYTLAVTNGTHALELALQTMGVGPGDEVIVPAFTFISSSQAVQRLGAVSVPVDVDPGTYCIDVAAAAAAITPRTKVIMPVHMAGLMADMDGLEKLAADAGVALLQDAAHAHGARWRGRRVGELGSIAAFSFQNGKLMTAGEGGALVFPDEETYERAFLRHSCGRPRTDRHYLHQVAGTNMRLNEFSAAVLRAQLARLDGQITVREERWPVLSALLADIPGVQPQADDDRTDRNPHYMAMFRLPGWSEERRNALVDRLVEAGLPAFAAFRAVYRTDAFWEANAPDETVDEVAARCPNAEAISADCVWLHHRTLLGSVPALTDAAAIVAELVRAG, from the coding sequence ATGAAGCCCCGGCCCGCACCGACCTTCCCGGCCTGGCCCCAGTTCGACGACACCGAACGCGAGGCTCTCGAACGTGCGCTGGCACAGGGCCAGTGGTGGCGCATGGGAGGCGGTGAAGTGACCTCCTTCGAGGAGGAGTTCGCCGAGTACCACGGTGCCCGATACACGCTGGCCGTCACCAACGGAACGCATGCGCTGGAGCTCGCCCTCCAGACCATGGGCGTCGGCCCGGGCGACGAGGTGATCGTGCCCGCGTTCACCTTCATCTCGTCCTCGCAGGCGGTACAGCGGCTCGGCGCGGTCAGCGTGCCCGTGGACGTGGACCCCGGGACGTACTGCATCGACGTCGCCGCGGCGGCCGCGGCCATCACCCCGCGCACCAAGGTGATCATGCCCGTGCACATGGCCGGGCTGATGGCGGACATGGACGGGCTGGAGAAGCTGGCCGCCGACGCCGGCGTGGCGCTGCTCCAGGACGCGGCGCACGCGCACGGAGCGCGGTGGCGTGGCCGGCGGGTCGGGGAACTGGGGTCGATCGCCGCGTTCAGCTTCCAGAACGGCAAGCTGATGACCGCCGGCGAAGGCGGCGCCCTCGTCTTCCCCGACGAGGAGACGTACGAAAGGGCGTTCCTGCGGCACTCCTGCGGCCGCCCCCGCACCGACCGCCACTACCTGCACCAGGTGGCCGGCACCAACATGCGGCTCAACGAGTTCTCGGCCGCGGTGCTGCGCGCCCAACTCGCCCGGCTGGACGGTCAGATCACGGTCCGTGAGGAGCGGTGGCCGGTGCTGTCCGCGCTGCTGGCCGACATTCCCGGCGTCCAGCCGCAGGCCGACGACGACCGCACCGACCGCAACCCCCACTACATGGCCATGTTCCGGCTGCCCGGCTGGTCCGAGGAGCGGCGCAACGCCCTGGTGGACCGGCTGGTGGAGGCGGGGCTCCCGGCGTTCGCGGCGTTCCGCGCGGTCTACCGGACCGACGCCTTCTGGGAGGCCAACGCCCCGGACGAAACGGTGGACGAGGTGGCCGCGCGGTGCCCGAACGCCGAGGCCATCAGCGCGGACTGCGTCTGGCTGCACCACCGGACGCTGCTCGGCTCCGTACCGGCGCTGACGGACGCCGCCGCCATCGTGGCCGAGCTGGTGCGCGCCGGATGA
- a CDS encoding cytochrome P450: MTRPVVSPDELDSLDFADPRLHAERDLTEVWRHLRAQRPFHWQPPREDRPGFWVLSRYADAMAVYRDKEHFTTERGNALENLLIGGDPAAGSMLAVTDGPKHTRLRNVLNSAFAPKTLARIRHSLRRSIDDLLAVALEKGECDFVREVSASIPLGAICDLLGVPENDHRYLLDRTSHAWSSDEADASPEATWQAKSELLLYFSDVAAARRGDDGDDVISLLANCRIDGDPISDRDLMANCYGLIIGGDETGRHAISSGLKALIEHPEQWRALKDGTADLTTAADEVLRWTVPSLHSGRTATADTEVNGRLIKEGDIVTVWTSSANRDAEVFPDPDRFTLDRSPNKHLTFAFGSHICLGHNLARIEVEEVLGALRTLVSSAEQTGPEEWIYSSILHGMSSLPVALTPQGR, encoded by the coding sequence ATGACCCGCCCCGTCGTCAGCCCCGATGAGCTCGACTCCCTGGACTTCGCCGACCCCCGGCTGCATGCCGAGCGGGACCTCACCGAGGTGTGGCGTCATCTGCGCGCGCAGCGGCCGTTCCACTGGCAGCCCCCGCGGGAGGACCGTCCAGGCTTCTGGGTGCTCAGCCGCTACGCCGACGCGATGGCCGTCTACCGTGACAAGGAGCACTTCACCACCGAGCGCGGGAACGCCCTGGAGAACCTCCTGATCGGAGGGGACCCGGCGGCAGGATCCATGCTCGCGGTCACCGACGGCCCGAAGCACACCCGGCTGCGCAACGTCCTCAACTCCGCGTTCGCGCCGAAGACGCTCGCACGCATCCGCCACAGCCTGCGCCGCAGTATCGACGACCTCCTCGCCGTCGCCCTGGAGAAGGGCGAGTGCGACTTCGTCCGCGAGGTGTCGGCGAGCATCCCGCTGGGCGCCATCTGTGACCTCCTGGGCGTGCCGGAGAACGACCACCGGTACCTGCTGGACCGCACCTCGCACGCCTGGAGCTCCGACGAGGCCGACGCCTCCCCGGAGGCGACCTGGCAGGCGAAGAGCGAACTCCTGCTGTACTTCTCCGATGTGGCAGCGGCGCGGCGCGGCGACGACGGCGACGACGTGATCAGCCTGCTGGCCAACTGCCGTATCGACGGTGACCCGATCAGCGACCGCGACCTGATGGCCAACTGCTACGGGTTGATCATCGGCGGCGACGAGACCGGACGGCACGCGATCTCCAGCGGCCTGAAGGCGCTGATCGAGCACCCGGAGCAGTGGCGGGCGCTCAAGGACGGCACGGCCGACCTCACGACCGCCGCCGACGAGGTACTGCGCTGGACCGTGCCGTCGCTGCACAGCGGCCGGACGGCCACCGCCGACACCGAGGTGAACGGCCGGCTGATCAAGGAGGGCGACATCGTCACCGTGTGGACCTCCTCGGCCAACCGCGACGCCGAGGTGTTCCCGGACCCGGACCGTTTCACCCTGGACCGCTCCCCGAACAAGCATCTGACGTTCGCCTTCGGCTCGCACATCTGCCTGGGACACAACCTGGCGCGGATCGAGGTGGAGGAGGTGCTCGGCGCCCTGCGCACCCTGGTGTCCTCGGCCGAGCAGACCGGCCCCGAGGAGTGGATCTACTCGAGCATCCTGCACGGCATGAGTTCCCTGCCGGTGGCGCTCACGCCCCAGGGGCGGTGA
- a CDS encoding CaiB/BaiF CoA transferase family protein, with protein MPRTRPLAGTGLPLAGITVVAVEQAVAAPLATRHMADLGARVIKVERPDGGDFARSYDTSVGGLASHFVWLNRGKESVTLDLKSPGGRQVLAELVATADVFVQNLAPGAAVRLGFGATELRARHPRLVTVDMSGYGSTGPYRDKRAYDMLIQCEAALVSVTGAADHPAKAGIPAADIAAGMYALSATLAALVGRGVGGEGAALEISMLEATSEWMGYQIYHAQGTGRSPGRMGLSHPSVAPYDAFPTADGADVVIGVQNDREWARFAAEFLGRPDLATDPAWATNVARVQHREAVDALVAEHTSATSADRLVACLDAIGIASARVNGVGDLLDHPQLAARRRWRPVETPGGTVLGLLPPFTVEGVELPMGPVPALGEHTAPVLRELGYSAADIVGLRRCGAVSCVPETSLA; from the coding sequence ATGCCCCGGACGCGACCGCTCGCGGGCACCGGCCTGCCGCTCGCGGGCATCACCGTGGTCGCCGTGGAGCAGGCGGTGGCTGCGCCGCTGGCCACCCGTCACATGGCCGACCTCGGCGCCCGCGTGATCAAGGTGGAACGCCCGGACGGCGGTGACTTCGCGCGGAGCTACGACACCAGCGTGGGCGGACTGGCCAGTCATTTCGTCTGGCTCAACCGGGGCAAGGAATCGGTGACGCTCGACCTGAAGTCGCCCGGCGGGCGCCAGGTCCTGGCCGAGCTCGTCGCCACCGCCGACGTTTTCGTGCAGAACCTCGCCCCGGGCGCGGCCGTGCGCCTGGGCTTCGGGGCCACCGAGCTGAGGGCCCGGCACCCGCGACTGGTGACCGTCGACATGTCGGGGTACGGAAGCACCGGCCCCTACCGGGACAAGCGGGCCTACGACATGCTCATCCAGTGCGAGGCGGCCCTGGTCTCGGTGACCGGGGCGGCCGACCACCCGGCGAAGGCGGGCATCCCCGCCGCCGACATCGCGGCGGGCATGTACGCCCTGTCCGCGACCCTCGCCGCCCTGGTGGGGCGGGGGGTGGGGGGTGAGGGCGCCGCGCTGGAGATCTCGATGCTGGAGGCGACGAGCGAGTGGATGGGTTACCAGATCTACCACGCCCAGGGGACCGGACGTTCGCCCGGTCGCATGGGCCTGTCGCATCCCAGCGTGGCGCCCTACGACGCGTTTCCCACGGCCGACGGCGCGGACGTGGTCATCGGAGTGCAGAACGACCGGGAGTGGGCGAGGTTCGCCGCGGAGTTCCTGGGCCGGCCCGACCTCGCGACCGACCCGGCCTGGGCGACGAACGTGGCCCGGGTGCAGCACCGTGAGGCGGTGGACGCGCTGGTCGCCGAGCACACCTCGGCGACGTCCGCGGACCGGCTCGTGGCCTGCCTGGACGCCATCGGCATCGCGTCGGCCCGCGTCAACGGGGTCGGTGACCTGCTGGATCATCCGCAGCTGGCCGCGCGCCGCCGCTGGCGTCCGGTGGAGACCCCCGGCGGCACCGTACTCGGACTGCTGCCGCCGTTCACCGTCGAAGGCGTGGAGCTGCCGATGGGGCCGGTCCCGGCACTCGGCGAGCACACCGCGCCGGTGCTGCGCGAGCTGGGCTACTCCGCCGCTGACATCGTCGGCCTGCGGCGCTGCGGTGCCGTCTCCTGTGTGCCGGAGACCTCCCTGGCCTGA
- a CDS encoding helix-turn-helix transcriptional regulator, with translation MLAECHTPHTTVSPLKCTTSSCRTAPFVSSARRSWRDGRLDDGIGGAEQALHDGCTAASPCRAEAAFVLGLLLAQVRRTDQAQAVLGTVDELVRARGDDQLTATATLVRSEVVLATGDFGNAAKLATAGLGEAKRSGLKAWTPLGHFVLAQSALRQGHLSTAVRYAQKLKEDTVFQREMLPVGQAAWAVIQIAEAKTGRRNAVPLGAELLAADTAVRQLSIAEPAALPWLVRLMMNCGRRQLAAHGVRICQQLAAENPHFSSLQAAAAHAAGLHDEDLGKLRLAAESHVDPWAKASANEDIAFMLARGADDRTAPARDLRQALATYTQTGAWRDASRVESQLHHSTADAAVVGRHQRRREIPELTDTEYAVAHLVAQGFTNGQTAGRLFLSPHTIAFHLRKIFRKLGVESRVQLASAWNDLAVRQTGTREHNDERRHDGPAPAVLVAEASLRRGETAPLPWVAAAQRTAHR, from the coding sequence ATGTTAGCCGAGTGCCACACTCCCCACACGACGGTATCTCCACTGAAATGCACGACATCCTCGTGCCGTACCGCCCCCTTCGTCTCGTCGGCCCGGCGCTCCTGGCGCGACGGCCGACTGGACGACGGCATCGGTGGCGCCGAACAGGCGCTGCACGACGGCTGCACGGCGGCCAGTCCCTGCCGCGCGGAAGCCGCGTTCGTCCTGGGCCTCCTGCTGGCGCAGGTGCGAAGGACGGACCAGGCACAGGCCGTACTGGGAACCGTCGACGAACTCGTCCGGGCGCGCGGCGACGACCAGTTGACCGCGACCGCGACCCTCGTCCGGTCCGAAGTCGTCCTCGCCACCGGTGACTTCGGGAACGCGGCCAAACTCGCCACCGCCGGACTCGGGGAGGCCAAGCGGTCCGGCCTCAAGGCCTGGACACCGCTCGGACACTTCGTGCTGGCGCAGTCCGCACTGCGCCAGGGGCATCTGTCCACGGCCGTCCGCTACGCGCAGAAGCTGAAGGAAGACACCGTCTTCCAACGGGAGATGCTCCCTGTCGGCCAGGCCGCCTGGGCCGTGATCCAGATCGCCGAGGCCAAGACGGGCCGACGCAACGCCGTGCCGCTGGGAGCCGAGTTGCTCGCCGCGGACACGGCCGTACGCCAACTCTCGATCGCCGAACCCGCGGCGCTGCCCTGGCTCGTTCGGCTCATGATGAACTGCGGCCGCAGACAGCTGGCGGCACACGGCGTTCGGATCTGTCAGCAACTGGCCGCCGAGAATCCGCACTTCAGCTCGTTGCAGGCAGCAGCAGCCCACGCCGCCGGACTGCACGACGAGGACCTCGGCAAGCTCCGGCTCGCCGCCGAGTCGCACGTCGACCCCTGGGCGAAGGCGTCGGCCAACGAAGACATCGCTTTCATGCTCGCCCGCGGTGCCGACGACCGGACCGCCCCGGCGCGCGACCTCCGGCAGGCGCTGGCCACCTACACGCAGACCGGAGCGTGGCGGGACGCCTCACGCGTCGAGTCCCAGCTGCACCACAGCACCGCGGACGCCGCAGTGGTGGGCCGGCATCAGCGAAGGCGGGAGATCCCGGAACTGACCGACACCGAGTACGCCGTCGCGCATCTGGTCGCCCAGGGCTTCACCAACGGGCAGACCGCGGGCCGGCTCTTCCTGTCGCCGCACACCATCGCGTTCCACCTGCGCAAGATCTTCCGCAAGCTGGGCGTGGAGTCCCGCGTGCAACTGGCCAGCGCGTGGAACGACCTGGCCGTCCGGCAGACGGGAACACGCGAGCACAACGACGAGCGCCGTCACGACGGGCCGGCCCCGGCCGTGCTCGTGGCAGAGGCATCCCTGCGACGGGGAGAGACAGCGCCGCTGCCCTGGGTGGCGGCGGCGCAGCGCACCGCGCACAGATGA
- a CDS encoding type II 3-dehydroquinate dehydratase, protein MSAILLLNGPNLGILGEREPELYGRETLGDIEKMVAVEVAEVGWEVISVQREGEGELVRAVHEHRSTTVGAIVNPGALMIAGWSLRDALAAYDPPWIEVHLTNVWAREQFRHESVLAPLASGVVVGLGAFGYRLAARALVQLCEAGAGQS, encoded by the coding sequence ATGAGCGCCATTCTTTTGCTGAACGGACCGAATCTTGGAATTCTTGGCGAACGTGAGCCGGAATTGTATGGCCGGGAAACCCTCGGTGATATTGAGAAAATGGTTGCGGTCGAAGTGGCGGAAGTGGGCTGGGAAGTGATTTCGGTCCAGCGGGAGGGGGAGGGCGAGCTGGTGCGGGCCGTGCACGAGCACCGTTCCACGACCGTCGGCGCCATCGTGAACCCCGGTGCCCTGATGATCGCCGGCTGGAGCCTCAGGGATGCGCTGGCGGCCTACGATCCCCCGTGGATCGAGGTGCACCTGACGAACGTCTGGGCCCGGGAACAGTTCCGGCACGAATCCGTTCTCGCACCGCTCGCCTCCGGCGTCGTCGTCGGCCTCGGTGCATTCGGCTACCGGCTGGCCGCACGGGCGCTCGTGCAGCTGTGCGAAGCCGGCGCCGGGCAGTCGTGA
- a CDS encoding 3-deoxy-7-phosphoheptulonate synthase yields MMHLGLSGTGPAPLPVADAVARPTAQQPDWPDPAGVRAVREVLRTAPPLVLPAEADRLTARLAEVARGEAFVLQGGDCAETFAGNTESHLRGNLDLLARMAAVLTRAGGLPVVRLARMAGQYAKPRSAAVDAHGLPVYRGDMVNGLAATSAERMPDPDRMLRAHAAAGVAMNFVRAWTGGEVFTGHEALVLDYECALLRPGPPGDRRPYSGSGHFLWIGERTRRLDGAHIGFAEVLANPVGVKLGPTTTPEEAVEYVRRLDPDGVPGRLTLVSRMGHRRVRDVLPPIVEKVTTQGHQVVWQCDPMHGNTFVAPTGHKTRRVDHVLDELAGYFEVHRRLGTHPGGAHLELTGDDVTECLGAGVGEADLPHRYETACEPRLNTRQAMEVATLLAELIRSAPRADERPATATGVLTGCPHGTWTDQPRRPHPGSGDR; encoded by the coding sequence ATGATGCACCTGGGTCTGTCGGGTACCGGCCCGGCCCCGCTGCCGGTCGCGGACGCGGTCGCCCGGCCCACGGCGCAACAGCCCGACTGGCCGGATCCGGCCGGCGTACGGGCCGTGCGCGAGGTGCTGCGTACGGCGCCGCCGCTGGTCCTGCCCGCCGAGGCCGACCGCCTCACGGCCCGGCTCGCGGAGGTGGCGCGCGGTGAGGCCTTCGTTCTCCAGGGCGGGGACTGCGCCGAGACCTTCGCCGGCAACACCGAGTCGCATCTGCGCGGGAACCTCGACCTGTTGGCCCGGATGGCCGCCGTGCTCACCCGCGCGGGCGGCCTGCCCGTGGTCCGGCTGGCCCGGATGGCCGGGCAGTACGCCAAGCCCCGCTCCGCCGCGGTGGACGCCCACGGGCTGCCCGTCTACCGCGGTGACATGGTCAACGGCCTCGCCGCGACCTCGGCGGAGCGGATGCCCGACCCGGACCGGATGCTCCGGGCCCATGCCGCCGCGGGGGTCGCGATGAACTTCGTGCGGGCCTGGACCGGCGGCGAGGTCTTCACCGGCCACGAGGCGCTGGTGCTCGACTACGAGTGCGCGCTGCTGCGGCCGGGGCCGCCCGGAGACCGCCGTCCCTACAGCGGCTCGGGGCACTTCCTGTGGATCGGCGAGCGGACGCGCCGGCTCGACGGCGCCCACATCGGGTTCGCCGAGGTGCTGGCCAACCCCGTCGGAGTGAAGCTGGGTCCCACGACCACTCCGGAGGAAGCGGTCGAGTACGTACGGCGGTTGGACCCGGACGGAGTGCCGGGCCGGCTGACGTTGGTGAGCCGGATGGGGCACCGGCGGGTGCGCGACGTGCTCCCCCCGATCGTCGAGAAGGTGACCACGCAGGGACACCAGGTGGTCTGGCAGTGCGACCCCATGCACGGCAACACCTTCGTCGCGCCGACCGGTCACAAGACCCGGCGCGTCGACCACGTCCTCGACGAACTCGCCGGGTACTTCGAGGTGCACCGGCGGCTCGGCACCCACCCCGGCGGCGCCCACCTGGAGCTGACCGGGGACGACGTCACCGAGTGCCTGGGCGCGGGCGTCGGCGAGGCGGACCTGCCGCACCGTTACGAGACCGCGTGCGAACCCCGGCTGAACACCCGTCAGGCGATGGAAGTGGCCACGCTCCTGGCGGAACTGATCCGCTCCGCACCACGCGCCGATGAGCGGCCTGCCACTGCCACGGGCGTCCTGACAGGATGTCCGCATGGAACTTGGACTGATCAGCCTCGCCGACCTCACCCCGGATCCGGCGACCGGTGA
- a CDS encoding LLM class flavin-dependent oxidoreductase, with protein MELGLISLADLTPDPATGDVAPVGRRISDIVRAAVLADEAGLDVFAVGEHHHPNYAVSSPAVVLAAIAQATTRIKLTSATTLIGVLDPVRVYEDFATVDLISGGRTEITVGRGAFPEPFELFGYELDDYDSLFTDHFELLRKIVAQPWVSWSGSHRAPLTSAGVVPRANRYPLPVWVGVGGNRGSATRAGSLGVPILVGATGGALSRFTETFTVYRAAAEKAGHDPAELPVATTNYLHVANNPAEVDRFYAHWAAYAAHHSRGRLQGQREMFDLQRGEDGALLLGSPQQIVDRIGRQHELFGHDRLLAQIDLGGMSFARVAEIIEILGAEVLPAVRKLTR; from the coding sequence ATGGAACTTGGACTGATCAGCCTCGCCGACCTCACCCCGGATCCGGCGACCGGTGACGTCGCGCCCGTCGGCAGGCGGATCTCCGACATCGTGCGCGCCGCCGTGCTCGCCGACGAGGCGGGCCTGGACGTCTTCGCCGTCGGAGAGCACCACCATCCGAACTACGCGGTGTCCTCACCCGCCGTCGTGCTCGCCGCGATCGCCCAGGCCACCACGCGCATCAAGCTCACCAGCGCGACGACGCTGATCGGGGTCCTCGACCCGGTGAGGGTGTACGAGGACTTCGCCACCGTGGACCTGATCTCCGGGGGCCGGACCGAGATCACCGTGGGCCGCGGCGCGTTCCCCGAGCCCTTCGAGCTGTTCGGCTACGAACTCGACGACTACGACAGCCTGTTCACCGACCACTTCGAGCTGCTGCGCAAGATCGTCGCCCAGCCCTGGGTCAGCTGGTCGGGCAGCCACCGTGCGCCGCTCACCAGCGCCGGGGTCGTGCCCCGCGCCAACCGCTACCCGCTGCCCGTCTGGGTCGGCGTCGGCGGAAACCGGGGGAGCGCGACGCGGGCCGGATCGCTCGGCGTGCCCATCCTCGTCGGCGCCACCGGCGGTGCCCTCTCCCGCTTCACGGAGACGTTCACCGTGTACCGGGCCGCGGCGGAGAAGGCGGGGCACGACCCGGCGGAACTGCCGGTGGCCACCACGAACTACCTCCACGTCGCGAACAACCCCGCCGAGGTGGACCGCTTCTACGCCCACTGGGCCGCGTACGCCGCGCACCACTCGCGGGGCCGGCTCCAGGGGCAGCGCGAGATGTTCGACCTCCAGCGGGGCGAGGACGGCGCGCTGCTGCTCGGCAGCCCGCAGCAGATCGTGGACCGGATCGGCCGGCAGCACGAGCTGTTCGGCCACGACCGGCTGCTCGCCCAGATCGACCTCGGTGGGATGTCCTTCGCGCGGGTCGCCGAGATCATCGAGATCCTCGGCGCCGAAGTGCTCCCCGCCGTACGCAAGTTGACCCGCTGA
- a CDS encoding SDR family NAD(P)-dependent oxidoreductase, giving the protein MSQVAIIAGAGTDTVAAAALALAADGFDVALLDADGSVGTTTVAQVRDLGHRAMAVRTDWTDAESADAAIGQVCAGLGDPSVLLTVVPVAGPGQLHALSQEQWTDTTAVPLRAVFLACQAVLDPMIKNGGGRIITVADAAGAETENATVRTALEGLTRTMALELAPLGITAHLLTAPLPVDQLGTRAGRIPTAAEFSAQAARTVAMLTGTAADPLTGQALRVGTP; this is encoded by the coding sequence ATGTCGCAGGTGGCGATCATCGCCGGAGCCGGTACCGACACCGTGGCCGCCGCGGCGCTCGCGCTGGCCGCGGACGGATTCGACGTGGCACTGCTCGACGCCGACGGATCCGTCGGCACGACCACGGTGGCCCAGGTCAGGGACCTGGGCCACCGGGCGATGGCGGTGCGCACCGACTGGACCGACGCCGAGTCGGCCGACGCCGCGATCGGGCAGGTGTGCGCCGGCCTCGGCGATCCGTCGGTCCTGCTCACCGTCGTCCCCGTGGCCGGCCCCGGGCAACTGCACGCGCTCTCCCAGGAGCAGTGGACCGATACGACCGCCGTACCGCTGCGCGCGGTCTTCCTGGCCTGCCAGGCCGTACTCGACCCCATGATCAAGAACGGTGGCGGCCGGATCATCACGGTCGCGGACGCCGCGGGCGCGGAGACCGAGAACGCCACCGTACGCACCGCGCTCGAGGGCCTCACCCGGACCATGGCGCTCGAACTGGCGCCGCTGGGCATCACCGCCCATCTCCTCACCGCGCCCCTCCCCGTCGACCAACTCGGTACCCGGGCGGGCCGGATCCCCACCGCGGCGGAGTTCTCCGCGCAGGCGGCCCGGACCGTCGCGATGCTCACCGGAACCGCCGCCGACCCCCTCACGGGGCAAGCCCTGCGGGTGGGCACCCCCTGA
- a CDS encoding class I adenylate-forming enzyme family protein, with amino-acid sequence MQGHEHYVRQILAKLSAEPGGVPLVHRDTPTTARRLADSVISAAARMREHGVGPGSAVAVLTNPNTPETLILRYAANLVGATAVHIRGVNAVDPSDELSAEAQLGILMDVRPAMLAIDRDNIARALELCGSLPERPPVAVLGGGGALPSAIDLSAPGDIDLTTAEQGTIAVVTYTSGSTGKPKGVSWPYAVKNEMVATSAVRGDRARCLVTAPLTHSSGATADDTIVAGGVVVLHPGFDTAEVLRAVPRHGITRLVLGAPQVNALAEHPDAANTDLTSLRELFYTGSPAAPERLAHAVKALGPVLFQVYGTSETGLISLLTPQDHLDPELRATVGRPPEAVRVSIRSVADGRELPVGEAGEVCVIGRWQMAGYWNEPALTARAVRDGWVHTGDIGHLDEAGWLHLHGRIADVIKVKGIKVHPSAVERVLLEHPGVEAAAVFGVEDEQRVERICAAVVPRDGVTLDRAVLERHITAALSANHVPAEIELRETLPLVGPGKPDRMRLRTEAVARAAQAEGTAS; translated from the coding sequence GTGCAAGGCCATGAGCACTACGTGCGCCAGATCCTCGCGAAGCTGAGCGCCGAACCCGGTGGCGTCCCGCTCGTTCACCGGGACACGCCGACCACCGCCCGCCGGCTGGCGGACTCCGTCATCTCCGCCGCGGCCCGGATGCGCGAGCACGGCGTCGGCCCCGGCAGCGCAGTGGCCGTACTGACGAACCCGAACACGCCCGAGACTCTGATACTGCGCTACGCGGCGAACCTGGTGGGCGCCACCGCCGTGCACATCCGCGGTGTCAACGCGGTCGACCCCTCCGACGAGCTGTCCGCCGAGGCGCAACTCGGCATCCTCATGGACGTGAGGCCGGCCATGCTCGCCATCGACCGGGACAACATCGCCCGGGCACTGGAACTCTGCGGTTCTCTGCCCGAGCGTCCGCCGGTCGCGGTGCTCGGTGGTGGTGGCGCCCTCCCGAGCGCGATCGACCTGTCCGCCCCCGGCGACATCGACCTCACCACCGCCGAGCAGGGCACGATCGCCGTCGTGACCTACACCAGCGGCTCCACGGGCAAGCCCAAAGGCGTCAGCTGGCCCTACGCGGTCAAGAACGAGATGGTCGCGACGTCCGCAGTCCGCGGTGACCGCGCCCGGTGCCTGGTCACCGCGCCCCTCACCCACTCGAGCGGCGCCACCGCGGACGACACGATCGTCGCCGGCGGCGTCGTCGTACTGCACCCCGGCTTCGACACCGCCGAGGTGCTGCGCGCCGTCCCTCGCCACGGGATCACCCGCCTCGTGCTCGGCGCACCGCAGGTGAACGCACTGGCCGAACACCCCGATGCGGCGAATACCGACCTGACGAGCCTGCGCGAGCTGTTCTACACCGGCAGCCCCGCCGCGCCCGAGCGGCTCGCCCACGCGGTCAAGGCGCTCGGCCCCGTGCTCTTCCAGGTCTACGGCACCAGCGAGACCGGACTGATCAGTCTGTTGACGCCGCAGGACCACCTGGACCCGGAGCTGCGCGCCACCGTCGGCCGCCCGCCGGAGGCCGTCCGGGTGAGCATCCGTTCTGTCGCCGACGGTCGGGAACTGCCCGTCGGCGAGGCCGGCGAGGTGTGCGTGATCGGCCGGTGGCAGATGGCCGGCTACTGGAACGAGCCCGCACTGACGGCGCGTGCGGTGCGCGACGGCTGGGTGCACACCGGGGACATCGGACACCTCGACGAGGCGGGCTGGCTGCACCTGCACGGCCGGATCGCGGACGTCATCAAGGTCAAGGGCATCAAGGTCCATCCGAGCGCGGTCGAGCGGGTGCTCCTGGAGCATCCGGGTGTGGAAGCCGCCGCGGTCTTCGGTGTCGAGGACGAGCAGCGCGTCGAGCGGATCTGCGCCGCCGTGGTGCCGCGCGACGGCGTGACCCTGGACCGCGCGGTGCTGGAACGGCACATCACCGCCGCGCTGTCGGCGAACCACGTGCCCGCCGAGATCGAACTGCGGGAGACGTTGCCGCTGGTGGGTCCCGGCAAGCCGGACCGAATGCGGCTGCGCACCGAGGCCGTGGCACGGGCCGCGCAGGCCGAGGGGACGGCGAGCTGA